From the Desulfosarcina sp. BuS5 genome, one window contains:
- the cbiE gene encoding precorrin-6y C5,15-methyltransferase (decarboxylating) subunit CbiE, which produces MKPISVIGIGLSLDDLTARHLELIKQADILIGGKRHLDHFKDLPARKKDITKNLKKIIDFIKDRIENSETGLSIVVLASGDPLYFGIGSLLIRSIGADMINIYPNITSVAAVFARIKEPWHDVHVISMHGREQKNALLSALAKKEKIALFTDSNNNPAMVAKLLMENNCSDFQMCVLEQLGTPYEHVEWYELDNAVEKTFSEPNMVVLKRKPVDMNIEPPERPYLGMPESSFDHKDGLITKAEVRAVVISKLRLMPDSILWDLGAGSGSVSIESSCFITTGVIFALEQHKERIIQIQNNKNRYNVNNLEIINTKLPIGLENLPRPDRIFMGGGGRDLGKIIKAASSRLKENGIIVINTVLVQNIEAALQPLEKAGFTTDFIQIQVNNRKDMPWGERLESQNPVWIITGKRKEA; this is translated from the coding sequence ATGAAACCAATATCTGTTATAGGCATAGGACTTTCGCTGGATGATCTAACAGCCAGGCATCTCGAATTGATCAAGCAGGCTGATATACTCATCGGGGGCAAAAGACATCTTGATCATTTTAAAGATCTGCCTGCCCGGAAAAAAGATATCACCAAAAACTTAAAAAAGATTATAGACTTTATCAAGGATAGAATAGAAAACAGCGAAACAGGGCTCTCCATAGTTGTCCTTGCATCGGGAGATCCGCTCTATTTCGGCATAGGGTCTCTCTTGATCAGATCGATCGGCGCGGATATGATCAATATCTATCCGAATATTACATCCGTTGCGGCGGTATTTGCCCGTATCAAGGAACCCTGGCATGATGTTCATGTGATAAGCATGCATGGCAGGGAACAAAAAAACGCCCTCTTGTCCGCCCTCGCAAAAAAAGAAAAGATAGCTCTTTTTACAGATTCGAACAATAATCCCGCCATGGTCGCAAAGCTGCTGATGGAAAATAACTGCTCTGACTTTCAAATGTGTGTTCTCGAACAGCTCGGAACCCCCTACGAACATGTTGAATGGTATGAACTCGACAATGCAGTCGAAAAGACTTTTTCAGAGCCCAACATGGTTGTTTTAAAACGCAAGCCTGTAGATATGAATATCGAGCCGCCTGAAAGGCCCTATCTCGGCATGCCGGAGTCTTCTTTTGACCATAAGGATGGGCTGATTACCAAAGCAGAAGTAAGAGCAGTTGTTATTTCAAAACTCCGTCTTATGCCGGATAGTATATTGTGGGACTTAGGAGCCGGCAGCGGTTCAGTATCTATTGAATCATCCTGTTTTATTACAACCGGTGTAATATTTGCCCTGGAACAACATAAAGAAAGAATAATACAGATTCAGAATAATAAAAATCGCTATAATGTAAACAATCTTGAAATCATCAATACAAAACTGCCCATAGGGCTCGAAAATCTGCCGCGGCCGGATCGAATCTTTATGGGAGGAGGAGGCCGGGATTTGGGAAAAATAATAAAAGCAGCATCTTCCCGCCTCAAAGAAAATGGAATTATAGTCATCAACACGGTTTTAGTGCAGAATATTGAAGCTGCCCTGCAACCCCTGGAAAAGGCCGGATTTACAACTGATTTTATTCAGATCCAGGTAAATAATAGAAAAGATATGCCGTGGGGTGAAAGGCTGGAATCTCAAAATCCGGTATGGATAATAACCGGAAAACGCAAGGAGGCGTAA
- the cbiD gene encoding cobalt-precorrin-5B (C(1))-methyltransferase CbiD: MKTEQRKSKKKRLKSGFTTGTAAAAAAKGALALILEKKIPASVRIRLLTGDYINIKIERCVLKKSNTAECIVIKDAGDDPDITHRAEIGAIVSIDKEKAGRIHIAGGRGVGKVTKPGLEIPPGEHAINPGPLKMIIEASKDMLIRHKIRNNLKVSIFVPQGEELAKKTLNARLGILGGISILGTTGIARPLSHDAYIATIKSSISVANAVGLDTVILTTGRRSEKLAQAFMPDLAEEAFIQIGDFFEMAIKAASEKKLKTAILAVFFAKAIKQAQGIPHTHASKAELTLEKLAEWCLEIIPKQEQGQVLAKKVRSANTARHSFDFIYPQYPEIVAYVGKKMIQSAKKFSTSDIRIESIIFDYSGNVIFDSM; the protein is encoded by the coding sequence ATGAAGACTGAACAACGAAAATCAAAAAAAAAGAGACTCAAATCAGGTTTTACAACCGGAACAGCAGCCGCAGCCGCAGCCAAAGGCGCCCTTGCCTTAATACTTGAAAAAAAAATCCCGGCAAGTGTAAGGATAAGACTCCTTACAGGAGATTATATCAACATAAAAATAGAAAGGTGCGTTTTAAAAAAATCAAATACTGCTGAATGCATAGTAATTAAAGATGCAGGAGACGATCCGGACATAACCCACAGAGCGGAAATCGGAGCAATAGTATCTATTGATAAAGAAAAAGCCGGCCGAATCCATATTGCAGGCGGCCGGGGCGTGGGAAAGGTTACCAAGCCGGGGCTTGAGATACCGCCCGGAGAGCATGCCATAAATCCCGGGCCTCTAAAAATGATAATAGAAGCATCAAAAGATATGCTGATCAGGCACAAAATAAGGAATAATCTTAAGGTCAGCATCTTTGTGCCCCAGGGAGAAGAGCTTGCCAAAAAAACATTAAATGCCAGGCTCGGAATCCTGGGGGGTATTTCCATCCTCGGCACTACCGGCATAGCAAGACCCTTGTCCCATGATGCCTATATTGCAACAATAAAATCATCAATTTCCGTAGCGAATGCAGTCGGTTTAGATACTGTTATTCTGACCACAGGCAGGCGGAGTGAAAAATTGGCCCAGGCATTTATGCCCGATCTTGCTGAAGAGGCTTTTATACAAATAGGCGATTTTTTTGAAATGGCCATTAAAGCAGCTTCAGAAAAAAAATTAAAAACAGCCATTCTGGCAGTCTTTTTTGCCAAAGCAATAAAACAGGCCCAGGGGATTCCCCACACGCACGCTTCAAAAGCGGAATTAACATTGGAAAAGCTTGCGGAATGGTGTCTTGAAATTATCCCGAAACAGGAACAGGGTCAGGTGCTGGCCAAAAAGGTGCGCTCAGCCAATACTGCCCGTCATTCTTTTGACTTTATTTACCCGCAATATCCGGAAATAGTCGCCTACGTGGGCAAAAAAATGATACAATCGGCAAAAAAATTTTCAACCTCCGATATCCGGATAGAAAGTATAATTTTCGATTATAGCGGAAACGTAATTTTTGATTCCATGTAA
- a CDS encoding precorrin-8X methylmutase: MKPSDIEALSFKIIDEEAGEHNFSKKEWPIVRRMIHTSADFEYMQTVRFHHQAIEAGINAMQHGETIITDTTMAMSGISKKRLNGFNVKVKCLISDAEVEKMAAEKKTTRAHAAVDAAVSDMEGGIYVIGNAPTALLRLIELIKTGKAAPALVVGLPVGFVNAAESKAALIETDYPYITNIERKGGSNIAASVINALANIAKGEHE; the protein is encoded by the coding sequence ATGAAACCATCTGATATTGAAGCCTTAAGCTTTAAAATAATTGACGAGGAAGCTGGGGAACATAATTTTTCGAAAAAAGAATGGCCAATAGTCCGCCGAATGATTCATACTTCAGCCGACTTTGAATATATGCAAACAGTCCGCTTTCACCATCAGGCCATTGAAGCTGGTATAAACGCCATGCAACATGGGGAAACAATCATAACAGATACAACGATGGCCATGTCCGGTATCAGCAAAAAAAGGCTGAACGGCTTTAATGTAAAGGTAAAATGCCTGATCAGCGATGCTGAAGTTGAAAAAATGGCTGCTGAGAAAAAAACAACCAGGGCGCATGCGGCAGTCGATGCGGCAGTTTCAGATATGGAAGGCGGAATATATGTTATAGGAAATGCTCCGACTGCGCTTTTGCGCCTTATAGAGCTTATTAAAACAGGAAAGGCTGCGCCGGCGCTTGTTGTCGGCCTGCCGGTGGGATTTGTAAACGCGGCAGAATCAAAGGCTGCGCTTATAGAAACAGATTATCCTTACATTACAAATATCGAGCGTAAAGGTGGATCAAATATAGCTGCAAGCGTAATTAACGCCCTTGCAAATATAGCAAAAGGAGAACATGAATAA
- a CDS encoding ABC transporter substrate-binding protein: MSTVFHILLLLSGIWLNTYGIVYASSFCIKNDTLIIDQPIIDPSIIDQSGRKIVVNKPFKRIISLYGAHTENLFALGLDEEIIGVARNEVYPEKALLKPVFSYHDGPEKFLAATPDLVLVRPMIDRGYPQLMQRLEQNGITVCSIQPATIEEMFLYWKILGILTGKKEKASEVTAHFKQSVSLFEVITKQIKNKKRVYFEAIHKRMKTFSSNSMAVFALEKAGGINIAKDAKQVRNTNIAAYGKEKILSHASEIDVFLAQYGTMNRPSLSLIKNEPGFSLIKAVQNGEIYIIDEMIVCRPTSRLLNGIYEIGRILYPDYFNKNVEAAIITGGLLLKEL, from the coding sequence TTGTCAACTGTTTTTCATATTTTGTTGTTGCTTTCAGGGATATGGCTGAACACTTACGGCATAGTTTATGCATCTTCTTTTTGTATTAAAAATGATACTTTAATAATAGACCAGCCCATAATAGACCCGTCCATAATAGATCAATCCGGTAGAAAAATTGTTGTCAACAAACCTTTTAAACGGATTATATCCCTTTATGGCGCGCATACCGAGAATCTCTTTGCTCTTGGTCTTGATGAAGAAATCATCGGAGTTGCAAGAAATGAAGTATATCCTGAAAAGGCCTTGTTAAAACCGGTCTTCTCCTATCATGATGGCCCGGAAAAATTTTTGGCGGCAACGCCCGACCTGGTGCTTGTCAGGCCGATGATCGACCGCGGATATCCTCAATTAATGCAAAGGCTGGAACAAAATGGAATCACCGTCTGCTCCATTCAGCCTGCAACCATAGAGGAGATGTTCCTCTACTGGAAAATCTTAGGCATTTTAACAGGAAAAAAAGAAAAGGCCTCAGAGGTAACCGCACATTTCAAACAAAGCGTTTCTTTATTTGAGGTAATAACAAAACAGATCAAGAATAAAAAAAGGGTCTATTTTGAAGCCATACATAAAAGGATGAAAACGTTTTCTTCAAATTCCATGGCTGTATTTGCACTTGAAAAAGCAGGCGGCATAAATATAGCAAAAGATGCAAAGCAAGTACGCAATACCAATATTGCCGCATATGGCAAGGAAAAAATACTCTCCCATGCATCGGAAATCGATGTATTCCTGGCGCAATACGGCACAATGAACAGACCTTCGTTATCCTTGATTAAAAATGAACCTGGATTCTCCCTGATAAAGGCAGTCCAAAACGGAGAAATCTATATTATTGATGAAATGATAGTTTGCCGGCCGACATCAAGACTCCTTAACGGAATTTACGAAATAGGCCGGATACTATATCCCGATTATTTTAATAAAAATGTTGAAGCGGCAATAATAACAGGAGGTTTACTATTAAAGGAGTTGTAA
- the cobM gene encoding precorrin-4 C(11)-methyltransferase, translating to MPKTNPVIFVGAGPGDPELITVKGQRALMNADLVIYAGSLVPESLLTWTTKGVKILSSASMHLAEIIEEIKKYYLDGKNVVRLHTGDPSLYGAIFEQMAELKKKSIDYIVIPGVTAAFAAAASMGIEYTLPEISQTLILTRMEGRTPVPEAEALAKLATHQASMVIYLSITMIDKVSEILEKTYGGECACAVAFRVSQPEEKIFCTQVKDLARIVKEKKITHQALIIVGKALNVSLDQLKYKSKLYDKKFQHGYRGLE from the coding sequence ATGCCAAAAACCAATCCTGTAATTTTTGTCGGTGCCGGGCCGGGAGATCCTGAATTGATTACTGTTAAAGGACAGCGCGCTCTTATGAATGCCGATCTGGTTATTTATGCAGGCTCGCTTGTTCCGGAAAGCCTGTTAACATGGACTACCAAGGGAGTAAAAATTTTAAGCAGCGCCTCAATGCATCTTGCTGAAATAATAGAAGAGATTAAAAAATATTATTTAGATGGGAAAAATGTTGTGCGCCTGCATACCGGAGACCCCAGCCTTTATGGAGCCATTTTTGAACAGATGGCGGAATTGAAAAAAAAATCTATCGATTATATTGTTATACCCGGAGTTACGGCCGCCTTTGCGGCAGCCGCATCCATGGGCATAGAATATACCCTGCCGGAAATTTCACAAACTCTGATTCTAACACGTATGGAAGGCAGAACTCCGGTGCCGGAAGCCGAGGCTTTAGCCAAACTGGCAACCCATCAAGCATCCATGGTAATCTATCTCAGCATTACCATGATCGATAAAGTCTCTGAAATTTTAGAAAAAACTTATGGCGGGGAATGCGCCTGCGCAGTCGCTTTCAGGGTCAGCCAGCCGGAAGAAAAAATATTTTGCACCCAGGTGAAAGATCTTGCCCGGATTGTAAAAGAAAAAAAAATAACTCATCAAGCCTTAATCATTGTCGGCAAAGCACTTAACGTAAGCCTTGACCAGTTAAAGTACAAATCCAAACTTTATGACAAAAAATTCCAGCATGGCTACAGAGGCCTGGAGTAA
- a CDS encoding cobyrinate a,c-diamide synthase — protein sequence MKGVVIAGTSSGCGKTTVTLALMAALSRQGLSVAPFKVGPDFIDPGHHGRITGKTSRNLDGWMLPREYNLACFGKHCANADMAIVEGVMGLFDGYDGKTEAGSTAQMAKWTGLPVILVVNAKSMAGSAAALVQGFERFDKKLSFAGVIFNNIGSERHLEYLREALENNVNMPCLGGIIRDEDITIPERHLGLVTDNDHPLSDKNREKLADLIEKSIDIQHLLNILPDIPADSGFDKKLPNILKKYINIGVARDNAFCFYYQDNLDMLQANGANLVFFSPINDKGLPDNLDGLYFGGGYPELFAEELSKNIELAAQVRQKSINGMPIYGECGGFMYLCSKLYDHHDNAYCMSGCLPFTTRMFTKLKALGYREISLSQDTIIGRAGEKIKGHEFHYSETDDPLMEINIDNIYKAADRSGQEKKLKGYRINNTLGSYCHLHFGSCPDTAKTFTDVCRAYNKCKRTKK from the coding sequence ATTAAAGGAGTTGTAATAGCGGGAACAAGCAGTGGCTGCGGAAAAACAACCGTAACCTTAGCACTTATGGCGGCCTTGTCCCGGCAGGGATTAAGTGTAGCTCCTTTCAAGGTAGGGCCTGATTTCATAGATCCGGGGCACCATGGCAGGATCACCGGTAAAACAAGCAGGAATCTGGACGGATGGATGCTGCCCAGAGAATATAACCTTGCATGCTTCGGAAAACATTGCGCAAATGCAGACATGGCAATTGTGGAAGGGGTCATGGGACTCTTTGACGGTTATGACGGTAAAACCGAAGCAGGTTCCACCGCTCAAATGGCCAAGTGGACAGGCCTCCCTGTGATCCTGGTGGTCAACGCCAAAAGCATGGCCGGAAGTGCCGCGGCCCTGGTTCAGGGTTTTGAAAGATTTGATAAAAAGCTTTCATTTGCCGGGGTTATCTTTAATAATATTGGAAGTGAACGGCATCTTGAATATCTGCGCGAAGCTTTGGAGAATAATGTTAATATGCCGTGTCTGGGCGGCATTATTCGAGATGAAGATATAACCATACCTGAAAGGCATCTTGGTCTTGTTACTGATAATGACCATCCCCTGTCGGACAAAAATAGAGAAAAATTGGCTGACTTAATTGAAAAGAGCATAGATATTCAACATCTGCTCAATATCCTGCCTGATATACCGGCAGATTCAGGGTTTGATAAAAAGCTTCCGAATATATTAAAAAAATATATTAACATCGGAGTTGCAAGAGACAATGCCTTTTGTTTCTATTACCAGGATAACCTTGATATGCTTCAGGCAAATGGTGCTAACCTGGTTTTTTTCTCTCCCATTAATGACAAAGGCCTGCCCGATAACCTGGACGGCCTTTACTTTGGAGGAGGTTATCCAGAATTATTCGCAGAAGAGTTGTCAAAAAATATTGAACTTGCCGCACAAGTCAGACAGAAAAGTATTAACGGCATGCCGATTTACGGAGAATGCGGCGGTTTTATGTATCTTTGCAGCAAACTTTATGATCATCATGATAATGCATATTGCATGTCAGGCTGCCTCCCCTTTACAACAAGAATGTTTACAAAATTAAAAGCCCTGGGGTATCGCGAGATTTCATTGTCACAGGATACTATTATCGGCCGCGCAGGAGAAAAAATAAAAGGGCATGAATTTCATTACTCCGAAACAGATGACCCTTTGATGGAAATAAACATAGACAATATTTATAAGGCCGCCGACAGAAGCGGTCAGGAGAAGAAATTAAAAGGTTACAGGATAAATAATACCCTGGGGAGTTATTGCCATCTGCATTTCGGCTCCTGTCCGGATACTGCCAAGACATTTACAGACGTTTGCAGGGCTTATAATAAATGTAAAAGGACAAAAAAATGA
- the cobI gene encoding precorrin-2 C(20)-methyltransferase: MNKKTGTLYGIGVGPGDPEMITLKAVKILKKVDIIFAAASSKNQHSQAVNIAKSHIPDTAKVEMLPFPMTKDKSVAQKAWDEHARKIITLLEQGQDAAFVTLGDSMVYATYGYILQSTQRLAPHLNVVSIPGITSFQAAASRLNRPLVEGEESLLLLSGANGGDRLRQFAGKAENVAILKAYKKVKDIVSALDETGMTENSIAITSCGLPDEEVIEDVRTLEKKPPEYWTLILTKNTK; the protein is encoded by the coding sequence ATGAATAAAAAAACAGGAACATTATACGGTATAGGAGTCGGCCCGGGCGATCCTGAGATGATAACCTTAAAAGCCGTAAAAATTTTAAAAAAAGTAGATATAATTTTTGCTGCTGCTTCCAGCAAAAATCAGCATAGCCAGGCAGTTAATATTGCAAAATCACACATACCCGATACAGCAAAAGTCGAAATGCTCCCTTTCCCCATGACCAAAGATAAAAGTGTGGCTCAAAAAGCCTGGGATGAGCATGCCCGCAAAATAATTACCCTGCTGGAACAAGGGCAGGATGCGGCTTTTGTAACACTCGGAGATTCAATGGTATACGCGACATATGGATATATCCTCCAGTCTACCCAAAGACTTGCTCCACACTTGAATGTAGTCAGCATACCAGGCATAACCTCTTTCCAGGCCGCGGCATCACGCCTGAACAGACCGCTGGTGGAAGGCGAAGAGTCTCTTCTGCTGCTTTCCGGCGCCAACGGCGGCGACCGCTTGAGACAGTTCGCCGGTAAAGCGGAAAATGTTGCTATATTAAAAGCCTATAAAAAAGTTAAAGATATAGTCTCTGCCCTGGATGAAACCGGGATGACGGAAAACAGCATTGCAATAACAAGCTGCGGATTACCCGACGAAGAGGTTATTGAAGATGTAAGAACGCTGGAAAAAAAGCCACCGGAATACTGGACTCTCATTCTTACCAAAAATACAAAATAG
- a CDS encoding SIS domain-containing protein, with translation MKFFNMIVRFVYPVYEFLQPYFKADLYFGISPGSIKNREKHSAIVLFPCHCNMLCCGLAGIVSFVSNKTSASGVNITLLKEMAATTSEKSIEFCKERNLSLENYYLGGKDFIESLLLEVRVLKQDHLFYKIFLDHALQDDMADVSQLLNDVIEHETKELTVRMGLLSATELDAASGCLEGLRDAAWCLDKEILGNIKKVGNLLQNNKTEPSSSTLVIFKKINAVLGSIDCLEVRGRDSAGISLLFVLEKNEYELFLEAIRKSNQDEKSGENLISEFEKRSEDDLLVNRSISISENGNNEKNSTVAVIITYKIAAEIGSLGDNINFIRSQVREDSILQVLSGFSCKYNTVSAHTRWASIGAISEPNCHPVDNKTMGGKNPGCGIIHVCLNGDIDNYRILKDEYEESGDSIHQDITTDTKIIPLQIKKYLNRGLDVYEAFRMAVNDFEGSHAISMHTDLAPGKLFLAQRGSGQAIFIGLADNHYISTSEVYGFIEETSCYLKMDGEKVVAGKNGPVQGQIFVLNQESPGGLDGIDAMFYDGTSVNLGEDDIKYTEITSRDIDRQGFSHYFLKEISESPVSVERTLLNRWKIDEHETGRYILALDETVFPESLKDALAGINSDETDIRRIFFVGQGTAGVAAQACSDILNYYMRDPALYVGALKASELSGFTLNDYDDAKSMADALVVAISQSGTTTDTNRAIDMVRERGAHTLGIVNRRDSDLTFKVDGVMYTSSGRDIEMSVASTKAFYSQIIAGALLGLNIARLKGKRDAEFIDSEIKEMLKLPDRMREILSKKDEIGESARRLASTRIYWAAVGSGPNKVSADEIRIKLSELCYKTISSDFVEDKKHIDLSSEPLIIVCAAGANDSVIGDIVKDTAIFHAHKAAPVIIADEGETDFEPYAEDVFYVPAVKQHFAPIVNTLVGHIWGYYAALAINEGSKFLHTFRKELQEIIDGYTQDGFNGYEIILENRFRERIVLFYNEFREMRTKTECPTAITNSSDLILILKYLSGRLPVSDFEIDFGQKGTALNMLDILFSCLGNSINAMSRPVDAIKHQAKTVTVGTSRISTKVGGILFDTLNSYGLRISQILNRNVLVLRNLQDIVSKINGAILYRISGLTLLGEPADNTTIEIIRKEGSLAPFPSRVEKHKLLRGTKEIIVRQSNVYIGKGRKDDRNIIIIPVLSASSDMPNIIECLLLLHISFKENIPLPVKIKALGGKYQHIKNIVQENSLLWDDKYIEMVETDRLFGRSAEKIGEYIAASLI, from the coding sequence ATGAAATTTTTTAATATGATCGTCAGGTTTGTTTACCCTGTTTATGAATTTTTGCAACCTTATTTTAAGGCTGATTTATATTTCGGCATCAGTCCCGGCAGCATCAAAAACAGGGAGAAACATTCAGCGATTGTTCTATTTCCCTGTCATTGCAACATGCTTTGCTGCGGTCTGGCCGGGATAGTCTCTTTTGTCAGCAATAAAACCTCTGCTTCAGGCGTAAATATTACACTTCTCAAAGAAATGGCGGCGACAACTTCAGAAAAATCGATTGAATTTTGTAAAGAGAGAAATCTTTCCCTTGAAAATTATTATCTCGGAGGGAAAGATTTTATAGAATCCCTGTTACTGGAAGTTCGTGTTTTAAAGCAGGATCACCTGTTTTATAAAATTTTTCTTGATCATGCTTTACAGGATGATATGGCGGATGTAAGTCAACTCCTTAACGATGTTATAGAGCATGAAACCAAAGAATTAACAGTCCGAATGGGACTGCTAAGCGCGACAGAACTGGATGCCGCCTCAGGGTGTCTGGAGGGGTTGCGGGATGCGGCCTGGTGCCTTGATAAAGAAATTTTGGGAAATATAAAAAAAGTTGGGAATTTATTACAAAATAATAAAACTGAACCTTCTTCATCAACCCTGGTAATCTTTAAAAAAATCAATGCAGTCCTTGGCAGCATCGATTGCCTGGAGGTGAGAGGCCGCGATTCCGCAGGCATATCCCTGTTATTTGTTCTGGAAAAGAATGAATATGAACTCTTTCTTGAAGCCATCCGGAAGAGTAATCAAGATGAAAAATCAGGTGAAAATTTAATATCGGAGTTTGAAAAACGTTCCGAAGATGATCTCCTTGTTAACAGGAGTATCAGTATAAGTGAAAACGGGAATAACGAAAAAAATAGTACGGTTGCTGTAATAATTACATATAAAATCGCTGCCGAGATCGGCAGCCTGGGCGATAATATTAATTTTATCCGCAGCCAGGTAAGGGAAGATTCCATTCTCCAGGTTCTTTCCGGTTTTTCATGTAAATATAATACTGTTTCGGCTCATACACGCTGGGCATCCATAGGCGCAATAAGCGAACCGAATTGTCATCCGGTTGATAACAAGACAATGGGCGGCAAGAATCCAGGTTGCGGTATCATCCATGTTTGTCTTAACGGAGATATCGATAATTACAGAATTTTAAAAGATGAGTATGAGGAAAGTGGAGATTCTATTCATCAAGATATAACGACAGATACCAAGATTATACCCCTGCAGATAAAAAAATATTTAAACCGGGGCCTGGATGTTTATGAAGCTTTTCGCATGGCGGTTAATGATTTTGAAGGCTCACACGCAATATCCATGCATACCGATCTTGCGCCGGGCAAGCTTTTTCTGGCTCAAAGAGGGAGCGGCCAGGCTATTTTTATAGGGCTTGCCGATAATCACTATATTTCCACGTCAGAGGTGTATGGATTTATAGAAGAGACTTCCTGCTACCTGAAGATGGACGGAGAAAAGGTTGTGGCCGGCAAAAACGGCCCTGTCCAGGGACAGATCTTTGTGCTGAACCAGGAGTCCCCGGGAGGACTGGACGGTATTGATGCCATGTTTTATGATGGAACGTCTGTTAACCTTGGTGAGGATGATATCAAATATACGGAAATCACATCAAGGGATATTGATCGTCAGGGGTTTTCACATTATTTTCTGAAAGAAATCTCCGAATCACCGGTTTCTGTTGAAAGGACCCTTCTTAATAGATGGAAAATAGATGAGCATGAGACCGGGCGGTATATCCTGGCGCTGGATGAAACAGTATTCCCAGAATCTTTAAAAGATGCTTTAGCCGGTATAAATAGCGACGAAACTGACATAAGAAGGATTTTTTTTGTGGGGCAGGGCACAGCCGGAGTGGCTGCCCAGGCATGTTCCGATATCCTGAATTATTATATGAGAGATCCCGCCCTCTATGTAGGGGCTCTTAAAGCATCCGAACTTAGCGGCTTTACGTTGAATGATTATGATGATGCCAAGAGCATGGCTGATGCTCTGGTTGTTGCCATAAGCCAGTCCGGCACCACAACGGACACCAATCGGGCTATTGATATGGTCAGGGAGAGAGGCGCTCATACACTCGGCATTGTAAACAGGAGAGATTCGGATCTTACTTTTAAAGTAGATGGAGTTATGTACACCAGCAGCGGTCGGGATATAGAGATGTCCGTTGCCTCGACCAAGGCCTTCTATTCCCAGATTATCGCCGGAGCCCTCCTGGGGCTTAATATTGCCCGGTTGAAAGGAAAGCGGGATGCCGAGTTCATTGACTCCGAGATTAAAGAGATGCTTAAACTTCCTGATCGGATGCGGGAGATTCTTTCCAAGAAAGACGAAATCGGGGAATCAGCCCGAAGGCTGGCTTCCACCAGAATTTACTGGGCTGCGGTCGGGAGCGGGCCGAACAAGGTTTCTGCGGATGAAATCAGGATTAAACTTAGTGAATTATGTTATAAAACCATATCATCTGATTTTGTAGAGGACAAAAAACATATAGATCTTTCATCCGAGCCTTTGATAATTGTTTGTGCTGCCGGCGCAAATGATAGCGTTATCGGAGATATTGTCAAAGATACCGCCATATTTCACGCGCATAAGGCTGCTCCGGTTATAATTGCGGATGAGGGTGAAACCGATTTTGAACCTTATGCTGAAGATGTCTTTTACGTTCCGGCTGTAAAACAGCATTTTGCCCCTATTGTAAATACCCTGGTAGGTCATATATGGGGATATTATGCGGCACTGGCTATAAATGAAGGTTCTAAATTTCTACATACCTTCAGGAAAGAGCTTCAGGAAATAATAGACGGCTACACCCAGGACGGCTTTAATGGTTATGAGATAATCCTGGAAAACAGGTTCAGGGAAAGGATAGTTCTTTTTTACAATGAATTCAGGGAGATGAGGACAAAAACTGAATGTCCCACCGCCATAACAAATTCGTCGGATCTTATCCTTATCCTGAAATATCTGTCAGGACGTCTGCCTGTATCAGATTTTGAAATAGACTTTGGGCAAAAGGGAACGGCCCTGAACATGCTCGACATTCTCTTCAGTTGCCTGGGTAACTCGATCAACGCCATGTCCCGTCCGGTTGACGCGATAAAACATCAGGCCAAAACCGTTACCGTAGGAACAAGCCGCATAAGCACAAAGGTTGGGGGTATTCTTTTTGATACGTTAAACTCATACGGTTTGAGAATTTCGCAAATTTTAAACAGAAATGTTCTGGTACTGAGAAATCTTCAGGATATTGTTTCTAAAATTAATGGCGCCATTCTGTACAGGATATCCGGCTTGACTCTCCTGGGAGAACCTGCTGATAATACAACCATAGAGATAATCAGAAAGGAAGGATCTTTAGCCCCGTTTCCATCCCGTGTGGAAAAACATAAGTTGCTTCGGGGAACAAAAGAGATAATTGTCAGACAGAGCAATGTTTATATTGGAAAAGGCAGAAAAGACGACCGGAACATAATAATTATCCCGGTGCTGTCGGCATCTTCCGATATGCCCAATATCATAGAATGCCTGCTGTTGCTGCATATTTCCTTTAAAGAGAATATTCCTCTTCCTGTAAAGATAAAGGCCCTGGGGGGAAAATATCAGCATATAAAGAACATTGTTCAGGAAAACAGCCTGCTCTGGGATGATAAATATATCGAGATGGTAGAGACAGACAGACTTTTCGGACGATCTGCTGAAAAGATCGGTGAATATATAGCAGCCAGTTTAATATAA